From a region of the Paenibacillus lutimineralis genome:
- a CDS encoding DUF3388 domain-containing protein has protein sequence MGQRQWYLEYRIHKNRPGLLGDIASMLGMLEVNILTINGVEGDTRGLLLESDEDEKIEQIGKMLAKVDSITVTALRSPRLVDLLAVRHGRYIERDSDDLKTFRFSRDELGLLVDFLGEVLKKDGHQMIGLKGMPRVGKTESIIAGSVCAMKRWTFVSSTLLRQTIRTQLSEEENNSQHVFIIDGIISTMRSNEKHNQLIKQIMEMPSTKVIEHPDVFIEHTDYSYDDFDIIIELRNNPEEQIVKDTFATQYPED, from the coding sequence ATGGGTCAAAGACAGTGGTATTTGGAGTATAGAATACATAAGAACCGCCCGGGCTTGTTAGGTGATATTGCTTCAATGCTCGGGATGCTGGAAGTCAATATTTTGACCATTAACGGGGTAGAAGGAGATACGCGCGGATTGCTGCTGGAAAGCGATGAAGATGAGAAGATTGAGCAGATTGGTAAAATGCTGGCTAAAGTAGACAGTATAACCGTGACCGCCCTCCGCAGCCCTCGACTGGTTGATTTGCTAGCGGTTCGACATGGTCGTTATATTGAGCGGGATTCAGATGATCTGAAGACATTTCGATTCAGCCGTGATGAGTTAGGCCTTTTGGTGGACTTTCTAGGTGAAGTGCTTAAGAAGGATGGCCATCAAATGATTGGACTCAAAGGAATGCCCCGTGTGGGCAAGACGGAATCGATCATTGCTGGAAGCGTCTGTGCAATGAAGCGATGGACGTTCGTATCTTCCACACTGCTGCGGCAGACGATACGAACACAGCTTTCTGAAGAAGAAAATAATTCACAGCACGTATTTATTATAGATGGAATTATAAGCACGATGCGATCAAATGAGAAGCACAATCAGCTAATCAAACAAATTATGGAGATGCCTTCAACGAAGGTGATTGAGCATCCGGATGTATTTATAGAGCATACAGATTATAGTTATGACGATTTTGACATTATTATCGAATTGCGTAACAATCCGGAGGAACAAATCGTTAAAGATACGTTTGCTACACAATATCCAGAGGATTAA
- the ymfI gene encoding elongation factor P 5-aminopentanone reductase yields the protein MTIQHGSEKNIGDMTVLVTGASRGIGAQIALRFAAVGMNVVIHYLNSHERANEVARQCMEMGAKVHTISADLRSKTEIERMKERLAGYGLYPDILVNNAGISHYGLLTDVEESEWDEIMDVNLKSVFLLSQAFMPYMISQRFGRIINVSSVWGISGGSCEVVYSAAKGGVNAFTKALAKEVAPSGVTVNAVAPGAVKTDMMDRFDAEELKQLEEDIPVGRLAAPEEISSLVYFLALPESSYITGQIISPNGGWVT from the coding sequence ATGACAATACAGCATGGGAGCGAGAAGAACATCGGGGATATGACGGTTCTCGTTACGGGAGCCAGCCGAGGAATAGGAGCGCAAATCGCGCTCCGGTTCGCGGCGGTAGGAATGAATGTAGTGATTCACTATTTGAATTCGCATGAAAGAGCGAATGAAGTAGCCAGACAATGTATGGAGATGGGAGCAAAGGTACATACCATATCTGCAGATTTGCGCAGTAAGACTGAGATTGAACGGATGAAGGAGAGGCTGGCGGGCTACGGATTGTACCCAGATATCCTCGTAAATAATGCGGGAATTTCCCATTACGGACTACTGACGGATGTCGAGGAGTCTGAATGGGACGAGATTATGGATGTCAATTTGAAAAGTGTCTTTCTGCTAAGCCAGGCCTTTATGCCTTACATGATATCGCAGCGTTTCGGGCGAATTATTAATGTATCATCCGTCTGGGGAATCTCTGGTGGCTCCTGCGAGGTCGTCTATTCCGCAGCCAAAGGTGGCGTTAACGCCTTTACGAAAGCCTTGGCTAAGGAAGTGGCTCCTTCCGGTGTAACCGTGAATGCAGTCGCTCCGGGTGCCGTAAAGACGGATATGATGGACCGTTTTGATGCCGAAGAGCTGAAACAATTGGAGGAGGATATTCCGGTTGGCAGACTCGCTGCACCGGAGGAGATATCTTCCCTGGTTTATTTTCTGGCGTTGCCGGAATCAAGCTATATTACAGGTCAGATCATTAGTCCTAACGGAGGCTGGGTTACCTGA
- a CDS encoding DUF3243 domain-containing protein → MSTVLKNFDTWKKFLGERVKHAEKAGFSEDAIANLAYEIGGFLEDKVDPQNDSNRALKELWDVGDESERKAIARLMVKLAKKNA, encoded by the coding sequence TTGTCAACAGTACTCAAAAATTTTGATACATGGAAGAAGTTCCTGGGTGAGCGTGTAAAACATGCGGAGAAGGCAGGCTTTAGCGAGGACGCCATCGCCAATCTTGCTTATGAGATTGGGGGATTTCTGGAGGACAAGGTTGATCCGCAAAATGATTCCAACCGTGCTCTGAAAGAGCTCTGGGATGTTGGGGATGAATCGGAGCGCAAGGCAATCGCTCGTCTGATGGTCAAATTGGCGAAGAAAAACGCATAG
- the yfmH gene encoding EF-P 5-aminopentanol modification-associated protein YfmH produces MEAITYDRLQETLYHETMSNGLQVYVLPKPGFQKTYATFSTKYGSIDNHFKVEGEPEISVPDGIAHFLEHKMFEEPEGDIFTKFAMQGASANAFTSFDQTVYLFSATENIMANLETLVNFVQHPYFTDQNVEKEKGIIGQEIGMYGDNPDWRVYFGLIEAMYAVHPVRIDIAGTVESIATITKETLYTCYNAFYHPSNMLLFVVGGVDPEAVFQMVRDNQAAKDYKPQGAIERLFDQEPTVVHQARKVSKLPVSLPKCLFGFKETQLGRSGEDLLRRDLTTKLAMDLLLGSSTKLYQKLYDMDLISDGFSYEYNSNPNYCFSAIGGDTKDPDQLLEVIKNEIEAVKSSGFRAEDFERAKNKKIGGYLRMLNYPENIAHEFTRYNFRGGDLFKVLPIYESLTLDDVNGRLREHIDWNQLAVSLVVSP; encoded by the coding sequence GTGGAAGCTATCACTTATGATCGATTACAGGAGACCTTATATCACGAGACGATGAGCAACGGTTTGCAGGTTTATGTTCTTCCCAAGCCCGGATTCCAAAAGACTTACGCTACTTTCTCCACGAAGTACGGTTCGATTGATAATCATTTCAAGGTAGAAGGCGAGCCGGAAATATCTGTGCCGGACGGCATAGCCCATTTTCTTGAGCATAAAATGTTCGAGGAGCCAGAAGGCGATATTTTCACTAAATTTGCTATGCAGGGGGCTTCGGCTAACGCCTTTACAAGCTTTGACCAGACAGTATATCTATTTTCAGCTACCGAGAACATCATGGCCAATCTGGAGACGCTTGTGAACTTTGTACAGCATCCTTATTTTACGGATCAGAATGTGGAGAAGGAAAAAGGAATTATCGGCCAGGAAATCGGTATGTATGGCGATAATCCGGATTGGAGGGTCTATTTCGGCTTAATCGAGGCGATGTATGCGGTTCATCCAGTACGCATTGATATTGCTGGAACCGTAGAATCGATCGCCACGATTACGAAGGAGACGTTATATACTTGTTATAATGCCTTCTACCATCCAAGCAATATGCTGCTGTTCGTCGTGGGTGGGGTGGATCCTGAAGCGGTCTTCCAAATGGTTCGGGACAATCAGGCAGCCAAGGATTACAAGCCTCAGGGTGCGATTGAACGTTTGTTTGACCAGGAACCAACTGTTGTACACCAGGCTCGTAAAGTTTCCAAGCTGCCGGTATCGCTACCGAAATGTCTATTCGGCTTCAAGGAGACGCAACTTGGACGATCAGGAGAAGATCTGTTACGCCGGGATTTGACGACAAAGCTGGCAATGGATCTGCTGCTTGGATCGAGTACGAAGCTTTATCAGAAGCTGTATGATATGGATTTGATTTCCGACGGCTTCTCTTATGAATATAACAGTAATCCAAATTACTGTTTCTCGGCGATTGGTGGGGATACGAAAGATCCTGATCAATTACTGGAAGTCATCAAGAACGAGATCGAGGCAGTCAAGTCAAGCGGATTCCGGGCAGAGGATTTTGAGCGGGCCAAGAACAAGAAGATCGGTGGTTACTTGCGGATGCTTAACTATCCGGAGAATATCGCCCATGAATTTACTAGATATAACTTCCGGGGCGGGGACTTGTTCAAAGTACTGCCGATTTATGAATCATTGACGCTGGATGATGTGAATGGGCGTCTGCGTGAGCATATTGACTGGAATCAATTAGCTGTATCACTAGTGGTGAGCCCGTAA